One genomic window of Acidovorax radicis includes the following:
- a CDS encoding amino acid ABC transporter ATP-binding protein, with amino-acid sequence MATATETSTSPAAAKDASPVGRPIVEITALRKSYGTNEVLKGIDLKVRKGEVIAIIGKSGSGKSTLLRCVNGLEVFQEGALSVDGQKLMHESPTAMRALRQQVGMIFQSFNLFPHLSVGRNIMLAPTLVKARDAATAAVQARKLLERVGLAEKFDAMPDQLSGGQQQRVAIARALAMEPQVLLCDEITSALDPELVGEVLRVVESLAQEGMTLMMVTHEMAFARKVSDRVIFMHQGRVHEQGSPADLFGSPKTPELQQFLSSLHD; translated from the coding sequence ATGGCAACCGCCACTGAAACCAGCACATCCCCTGCGGCCGCCAAAGACGCTTCGCCCGTGGGCCGGCCCATCGTCGAGATCACGGCGCTGCGCAAGTCCTATGGCACGAACGAGGTGCTCAAAGGTATCGACCTCAAGGTGCGCAAGGGCGAGGTGATCGCCATCATCGGCAAGAGCGGCTCGGGCAAGAGCACGCTGCTGCGCTGCGTGAACGGGCTGGAAGTGTTCCAGGAAGGTGCGCTCAGCGTGGACGGCCAGAAGCTCATGCACGAGAGCCCCACCGCCATGCGCGCGCTGCGCCAGCAGGTGGGCATGATCTTTCAGAGCTTCAACCTGTTCCCGCACCTTTCGGTGGGCCGCAACATCATGCTGGCCCCCACGCTGGTCAAGGCGCGCGATGCGGCCACCGCTGCAGTGCAGGCGCGCAAGCTGCTCGAGCGCGTAGGCCTGGCCGAAAAGTTTGACGCCATGCCCGACCAGCTCTCTGGCGGACAGCAGCAGCGCGTAGCCATTGCGCGTGCACTGGCGATGGAGCCGCAGGTGCTGCTGTGCGATGAGATCACCTCGGCGCTCGACCCGGAGCTTGTGGGCGAAGTGCTGCGCGTGGTGGAGTCGCTGGCGCAAGAAGGCATGACGCTGATGATGGTCACGCACGAGATGGCGTTTGCGCGCAAGGTGAGCGACCGCGTGATCTTCATGCACCAGGGGCGGGTGCATGAGCAGGGCTCTCCGGCGGATTTGTTTGGTAGCCCGAAAACGCCTGAGTTGCAGCAGTTTTTGTCGTCGTTGCACGACTGA
- a CDS encoding EF-hand domain-containing protein, producing MKALQRRTYSFDTRSVMLFAALSLGGAGAMHAQAQTSSSGPQFGPGSKTTSQAAPSYSVGPGSSHPAVAAASAFDRADSDKDGQLNAKEATKLPAISQRFNELDTDKSGTLSRAEFDKGVNS from the coding sequence ATGAAAGCACTGCAACGACGCACTTATTCGTTCGACACACGCAGCGTGATGCTTTTCGCGGCCCTCTCGCTTGGCGGCGCGGGTGCGATGCACGCACAAGCACAAACCTCTTCATCAGGCCCTCAATTTGGTCCCGGGAGCAAAACAACCTCGCAGGCCGCTCCCTCCTATTCCGTGGGCCCCGGTTCATCCCATCCCGCAGTTGCCGCTGCTTCCGCCTTTGATCGCGCCGATAGCGACAAGGATGGCCAACTGAACGCCAAGGAGGCCACCAAGCTGCCTGCGATCAGTCAACGCTTCAACGAACTCGATACCGACAAAAGCGGAACGCTGTCCCGCGCCGAATTCGACAAGGGAGTCAACTCCTGA
- the cas9 gene encoding type II CRISPR RNA-guided endonuclease Cas9 (Cas9, originally named Csn1, is the large, multifunctional signature protein of type II CRISPR/Cas systems. It is well known even to general audiences because its RNA-guided endonuclease activity has made it a popular tool for custom editing of eukaryotic genomes.): MNQAANDTPPTPQFLTLGLDIGIASVGWAVLNEARIVDIGVRCFDKAETAKEGESLNLARRQARLLRRRLYRRSWRLTKLGRLLKQEGLIDNAAFFKQQPSASISTWQLRAEGLDRLLSKQEWARVIYHLCKHRGFHWASKAEEMQAEGDGKGESGRVKKGLADTAAKMTAKGYRTAAEMVLAEFPHAQRNKRGEYDKALSRVLLDKEFSLLFEHQRRLGNPHAGAEFEQRVRGNGDQRSGLFWRQKPALAGADLLKMLGHCTFEKSEFRAPKASYSAERHVWLTRLNNLRVVVDGVSRPLTQDERALALPLPYQTEQFKYKTLKAALVKAGYIPDTARFGGLAYPSEAQKEAGKVKDPEDQPLVKLPAWHDLRKALSKAGLQAVWQQVSVAALDGQSQWLDGIGWVLSVYKDDAEVERELAALELPQAQAVIPVLLGLRFDKFHALSLKALRQIVPHMERGLRYDEAVAQISDYGHHSQRVVLGTGTRSYLPSFYKDERSSTGSMVFRDDIDVPRNPVVLRALNQARKVVNAIIKKHGSLSAVHIEMARDLSRPLDERREVKKLQEEFRDRNDKARESFEQDHGYRPKGIVFEKWMLYREQHGKCAYSLEGLDIDRVLNDANYAQIDHALPYSRSYDDSKNNKVLVLTRENQNKGNRTAYEYLTIFAGGEDGDRWRNYAAWVNGNKSYRMAKRNRLLRKNYGAEEASGFKDRNLNDTRYICKFFKNYVEEHLQLAPRADGNANKRCVVVNGQLTAFLRARWGLSKVRSESDRHHALDAAVVAACSHAMVKALADYSRNKEVAYLKEGFPDPETGEILNPEAHARGVLHFPEPWAHFRHELQARLYSDDLQALREDLQRLGTYSEQDLLGVRTLFVSRAPQRRNDGAVHKETIYAQPEALRKQGGVVQKVPLSSLTLKDLDNLADPHRNAKLYAAIRARLEVHGGKADKAFGPDQPFYKPDKDGNPTGPIVRTVKLVIDKLSGIPIRGGIAKNDTMLRVDVFTKAGKFHLVPVYVHNRVTGLPNRAIVAFKDEEEWTLVDESFEFLFSVYSNDLLKICLKKEQYVGYYSGCDRSTGALNLWAHDRASDVGKDGLIRGIGAKTALSIRKLNVDVLGTSHPTRPEQRHGLA, from the coding sequence ATGAATCAAGCGGCAAACGACACGCCTCCCACCCCCCAATTTCTGACCCTGGGCCTGGACATTGGCATTGCATCCGTCGGCTGGGCCGTCTTGAACGAGGCGCGCATTGTCGACATTGGCGTGCGCTGCTTCGACAAGGCAGAGACTGCGAAAGAAGGCGAGTCATTGAACCTGGCCAGACGCCAGGCCCGCCTTTTGCGCAGGCGGCTGTACCGCAGAAGCTGGCGCCTGACGAAATTGGGGCGGTTGCTCAAACAGGAAGGCTTGATCGACAACGCAGCGTTTTTCAAACAACAGCCATCCGCTTCGATCTCCACCTGGCAATTGCGCGCTGAGGGACTGGATCGCCTGCTTTCAAAACAAGAGTGGGCCCGCGTGATCTACCACCTGTGCAAGCACCGCGGGTTTCACTGGGCCAGCAAGGCCGAGGAGATGCAGGCCGAAGGGGACGGCAAGGGTGAAAGTGGCCGCGTGAAAAAGGGCCTGGCCGACACCGCCGCCAAAATGACCGCCAAGGGCTACCGCACCGCTGCTGAAATGGTGCTGGCGGAATTTCCGCACGCCCAGCGCAACAAACGTGGCGAGTACGACAAGGCGCTTTCCAGGGTTCTGCTCGACAAAGAGTTTTCCTTGCTGTTTGAGCACCAGCGCAGGCTTGGTAACCCGCACGCCGGAGCAGAGTTTGAACAACGCGTGCGCGGCAACGGCGACCAAAGAAGTGGTTTGTTCTGGCGCCAGAAGCCCGCACTGGCGGGCGCGGATCTGCTCAAAATGCTGGGTCACTGCACATTTGAGAAATCCGAATTTCGCGCACCCAAAGCCAGCTATTCCGCAGAGCGACATGTCTGGCTCACCCGGCTGAACAACCTGCGCGTGGTGGTGGATGGTGTATCGCGCCCGCTGACGCAAGACGAGCGCGCGTTGGCGCTGCCGCTGCCCTACCAAACCGAGCAGTTCAAGTACAAAACGCTCAAGGCGGCGCTCGTCAAGGCAGGCTACATACCCGACACTGCCCGCTTCGGTGGCTTGGCCTATCCCAGCGAAGCGCAAAAAGAAGCAGGCAAAGTCAAGGACCCAGAAGACCAGCCCCTGGTGAAACTGCCTGCTTGGCACGACCTGCGCAAGGCGTTAAGCAAAGCCGGGCTGCAAGCTGTGTGGCAGCAAGTCAGCGTAGCCGCGTTGGACGGGCAGTCGCAGTGGCTTGACGGCATTGGCTGGGTGCTCAGCGTCTACAAGGACGATGCCGAAGTGGAGCGCGAACTTGCCGCACTGGAGCTGCCGCAAGCGCAGGCAGTCATACCGGTATTGCTGGGGCTGCGCTTTGACAAGTTTCATGCGCTGTCGCTCAAGGCGCTGCGCCAGATCGTTCCGCACATGGAGCGCGGCCTGCGCTACGACGAGGCGGTGGCGCAAATCAGCGACTACGGCCACCACAGCCAGCGCGTGGTGCTTGGCACGGGCACAAGGTCCTACCTGCCGTCGTTCTACAAGGACGAGCGTAGCAGCACCGGCTCCATGGTGTTCCGCGATGACATCGACGTACCGCGCAACCCCGTGGTACTACGAGCCTTGAACCAGGCGCGCAAGGTGGTGAACGCCATCATCAAGAAGCATGGCAGCCTGTCTGCCGTGCACATTGAAATGGCAAGAGATTTGTCGCGGCCACTAGATGAGCGGCGCGAAGTCAAAAAACTGCAGGAGGAATTCAGAGATCGCAACGACAAGGCCCGGGAGAGCTTTGAACAAGACCATGGCTATCGTCCCAAAGGCATTGTTTTTGAAAAGTGGATGCTTTACCGCGAGCAACATGGCAAGTGTGCGTACTCGCTGGAAGGCCTGGACATTGATCGCGTCCTCAACGATGCCAACTATGCGCAGATCGACCACGCGCTGCCCTACTCGCGCAGCTACGACGACAGCAAGAACAACAAGGTGCTGGTGCTGACGCGCGAGAACCAGAACAAGGGCAACCGCACCGCGTATGAATACCTAACCATCTTTGCCGGGGGCGAAGACGGCGACCGCTGGCGCAACTATGCAGCGTGGGTGAACGGCAACAAGAGCTACCGCATGGCCAAGCGCAACCGCTTGCTGCGTAAGAACTACGGGGCCGAAGAGGCCAGCGGCTTCAAAGACCGCAACCTCAATGACACACGCTACATCTGCAAGTTCTTCAAAAACTATGTGGAGGAACACCTGCAGTTGGCCCCACGTGCCGACGGCAATGCCAACAAGCGCTGCGTGGTGGTCAATGGGCAACTCACGGCCTTTTTGCGCGCCCGCTGGGGCCTGAGCAAGGTGCGCAGCGAGAGCGACCGCCACCACGCACTAGATGCCGCCGTAGTGGCCGCCTGCAGCCACGCCATGGTGAAAGCCCTGGCTGACTATTCTCGCAACAAGGAAGTGGCCTACTTGAAGGAGGGATTCCCTGACCCGGAAACTGGCGAGATCCTCAACCCCGAGGCCCATGCTCGCGGCGTGCTGCACTTTCCAGAACCCTGGGCGCACTTCAGGCACGAGCTGCAGGCACGCTTGTATTCGGACGACCTGCAGGCACTGCGCGAAGATTTGCAAAGGCTGGGTACGTATTCGGAGCAGGACTTGCTGGGGGTGCGCACGCTGTTTGTGTCGCGAGCTCCCCAGCGGCGTAATGACGGGGCGGTGCACAAAGAAACGATCTATGCCCAACCCGAAGCGCTGCGCAAGCAAGGCGGAGTGGTGCAGAAAGTACCTCTATCGAGCCTGACCCTCAAGGACCTGGACAACTTGGCAGACCCGCACCGCAATGCCAAGCTGTACGCCGCCATTCGCGCACGCCTGGAAGTCCATGGCGGCAAAGCCGACAAAGCCTTCGGCCCAGACCAACCGTTCTATAAGCCCGACAAGGACGGGAATCCCACTGGCCCCATTGTGCGAACCGTCAAGCTGGTGATCGACAAACTCAGCGGCATCCCCATTCGTGGTGGCATTGCCAAGAACGACACTATGCTGCGTGTGGACGTGTTCACCAAGGCGGGCAAGTTCCACCTAGTACCGGTGTACGTGCACAACCGGGTGACTGGCTTGCCCAACCGGGCGATCGTGGCGTTCAAGGACGAGGAGGAGTGGACGCTTGTGGATGAGAGTTTTGAGTTTTTGTTTTCCGTGTACAGCAACGACCTGCTGAAGATATGCCTTAAAAAGGAACAGTACGTTGGCTACTACTCTGGTTGTGATCGATCAACCGGTGCATTGAATCTTTGGGCGCACGATCGGGCAAGCGATGTCGGCAAAGACGGGCTCATTCGTGGCATCGGTGCGAAAACAGCGCTATCGATACGAAAGTTGAATGTCGACGTTCTGGGAACAAGCCACCCCACCCGGCCGGAGCAGCGTCATGGTCTGGCGTAG
- a CDS encoding DUF4397 domain-containing protein yields the protein MSHPTPIDSAALAHAPGRRRLLVSALGLIGSGGLLTLAGCGGGLGSEANVRFINATVDDTQADFYLGSTQEVSKLSNGGSITSWRTVDADSTQFALYNGGGSSAQLTETRTLDEDSYTSVLAYGSLANNMKFRFFAETNSSAGSGSVKVRLFHAAESLTGLDLYVTNTTSLSGLSPTATVSAYGELSDFGTLNAGTYRIRLTTKNDQSNVLFDYTTQINLSSTSVHTLVVVPRPSGSYPNVSALQEKGDSALLANALATS from the coding sequence GTGTCCCACCCTACGCCAATCGACTCTGCAGCACTTGCACACGCCCCCGGGCGACGCCGCCTGCTGGTATCTGCACTGGGGTTGATCGGCAGCGGCGGCCTGCTGACTCTGGCGGGTTGCGGCGGCGGGCTTGGCAGCGAAGCCAACGTGCGGTTCATCAACGCCACGGTGGATGACACCCAGGCGGACTTCTATCTGGGCAGCACCCAGGAGGTCTCCAAGCTCTCCAACGGCGGCTCCATCACCAGCTGGCGCACCGTGGATGCCGACTCCACCCAGTTTGCTCTGTACAACGGCGGGGGCTCGTCAGCGCAGCTCACGGAAACACGAACGCTGGACGAAGACAGCTACACGAGCGTGCTGGCGTATGGCTCACTGGCCAACAACATGAAATTTCGCTTTTTTGCCGAGACCAACAGCAGCGCAGGCAGCGGCAGCGTGAAGGTGCGCCTGTTTCACGCGGCTGAAAGCCTGACGGGCCTGGACCTTTACGTCACCAACACCACAAGCCTGAGCGGCTTGAGCCCGACGGCCACCGTGAGTGCCTATGGAGAGCTGAGTGACTTTGGAACACTCAATGCGGGCACCTACCGCATCCGCCTCACCACCAAAAATGACCAGAGCAACGTGCTGTTCGACTACACCACGCAGATCAACCTGTCGAGCACCTCGGTGCACACGCTGGTGGTGGTGCCACGCCCCAGCGGCTCATACCCCAACGTGAGTGCGCTGCAAGAAAAGGGCGACTCGGCCTTGCTGGCCAACGCGCTGGCGACCAGCTGA
- a CDS encoding amino acid ABC transporter permease has protein sequence MVEFSLWDILRNLLLAARWTVSLSLIAFIGGGLVGLVLLVLRLSKLRGTDRAVGAYVQVFQGTPLLMQLFLAYFGIALFGIQTSPWTAAAVALTLYTSAYLTEIWHGCVASIPKGQWEAAQSLALNFGEQLRHVVLPQALRIAVPPTVGFLVQVIKGTALASVIGFVELTKAGSMISNATYKPFLVYACVALLYFFLCFPVSLVAQFLERKLHGNRH, from the coding sequence ATGGTCGAATTCTCTCTGTGGGACATCCTGCGCAACCTGCTGCTGGCAGCGCGCTGGACGGTATCTCTCTCCCTCATCGCCTTCATCGGCGGCGGCCTGGTGGGCCTGGTGCTGCTGGTGCTGCGGCTGTCCAAACTGCGTGGCACCGACCGCGCGGTGGGCGCCTATGTGCAGGTGTTCCAGGGCACACCACTGCTCATGCAGCTGTTCCTCGCGTACTTCGGCATTGCGCTGTTTGGCATCCAGACCTCGCCGTGGACGGCCGCCGCCGTGGCGCTCACGCTCTACACCAGCGCCTACCTCACCGAGATCTGGCATGGCTGCGTGGCCTCCATCCCCAAGGGCCAGTGGGAGGCGGCGCAGAGCCTGGCGCTCAACTTTGGCGAGCAATTGCGCCACGTGGTGCTGCCGCAGGCGCTGCGCATTGCGGTGCCGCCCACGGTGGGCTTTCTGGTGCAGGTGATCAAGGGCACGGCGCTGGCGTCGGTGATTGGGTTTGTGGAGCTGACCAAGGCCGGCAGCATGATCTCCAACGCCACCTACAAGCCCTTCCTCGTCTATGCCTGCGTGGCCCTGTTGTACTTTTTCTTGTGCTTCCCGGTCAGCCTGGTGGCGCAGTTCCTTGAAAGGAAACTCCATGGCAACCGCCACTGA
- a CDS encoding GntR family transcriptional regulator, with product MTTATEISNRIIEAVMAQKLAPGSRLGEQQLAMLFDCSRTIVREALTRLSTRGIVTVSARRGWYVIEPSEDEAREAFEARRVIELGLLHQLKAVDKAAVRQLKSHLQREKAALAGADVGVRSFLLGDFHVCLAECLGNSLLADTLRDFTARTTLIAMLYQSSHDAAQSCADHVRIVEALEAGDIARAEVLMSEHIGTVQDALRLQASHDPLAELRDALAPVRKSASAPAAGPAKVRAPSKAIAKKPVSPPSDNASTYLGALL from the coding sequence ATGACCACCGCCACCGAGATCAGCAACCGCATCATCGAAGCCGTGATGGCGCAAAAACTCGCCCCGGGCTCCCGCCTGGGCGAGCAGCAACTGGCGATGCTGTTCGATTGCAGCCGCACCATCGTGCGCGAGGCGCTCACGCGGCTGTCCACACGCGGCATCGTTACGGTGAGCGCGCGGCGCGGCTGGTATGTGATCGAGCCCTCGGAAGACGAAGCCCGCGAGGCCTTCGAGGCGCGCCGCGTGATCGAGCTGGGCCTGTTGCACCAGCTCAAGGCCGTGGACAAGGCCGCCGTGCGGCAGCTCAAGAGCCACCTGCAGCGCGAAAAGGCCGCCCTGGCGGGCGCCGATGTGGGGGTGCGCAGCTTTTTGCTGGGCGACTTTCACGTGTGCCTGGCCGAATGCCTGGGCAACAGCCTGCTGGCCGACACGCTGCGCGACTTCACGGCGCGCACCACGCTGATCGCCATGCTCTACCAGTCCTCGCATGACGCGGCGCAGTCGTGCGCCGACCACGTGCGCATCGTCGAGGCGCTGGAGGCCGGCGACATCGCCCGCGCCGAGGTCCTCATGTCCGAACACATCGGCACCGTCCAGGACGCGCTGCGCCTGCAGGCGAGCCACGACCCGCTGGCCGAGCTGCGCGATGCGCTGGCGCCCGTGCGCAAGAGCGCCTCGGCACCCGCTGCCGGGCCCGCCAAGGTTCGGGCACCGAGCAAGGCAATTGCCAAGAAACCCGTTTCCCCACCGTCCGACAACGCATCCACCTACCTAGGAGCCCTGCTATGA
- a CDS encoding transporter substrate-binding domain-containing protein yields the protein MTLRATATRATTRRSTLGLLAAVGLSAALLTPAAHAQNALDNILKAKEIKIAIPTDYPPYGFVGTDLKPQGLDVEMAGYIAAKLGVKVELIPVTSANRIPYLQTQKADLVISTLGKNPEREKVIDFTAAYAPFFQAVFASKSLIIKSFADLAGKSVAVTRGAMEDQELGKVVPAGVDVKRFEDHAASISAFVSGQTQAIATSASTAGTIMMKNPNLATEYKLLLKDSPNFIGVAKGEDKLRLRVNEIIAEAKKSGDIDKLSSKWLGRPAGDLPL from the coding sequence ATGACCCTCCGTGCCACCGCCACCCGTGCCACCACCCGCCGTTCCACCCTGGGCCTGCTGGCCGCCGTCGGCCTGTCGGCCGCGCTGCTGACACCCGCCGCGCATGCGCAGAACGCGCTGGACAACATCCTCAAGGCCAAAGAAATCAAGATCGCCATCCCCACCGACTACCCGCCCTACGGCTTTGTTGGCACCGACCTCAAGCCCCAGGGCCTGGACGTGGAGATGGCCGGCTATATCGCCGCCAAGCTGGGCGTGAAGGTCGAGCTGATCCCCGTGACCAGCGCCAACCGCATTCCTTATCTGCAGACGCAGAAGGCGGACCTTGTTATCTCCACGCTGGGCAAGAACCCCGAGCGCGAGAAGGTGATCGACTTCACCGCTGCCTACGCACCGTTTTTCCAGGCCGTGTTCGCGAGCAAGAGCCTGATCATCAAGAGTTTTGCCGACCTGGCGGGCAAGTCGGTGGCCGTGACACGCGGCGCTATGGAAGACCAGGAGCTGGGCAAGGTGGTGCCCGCTGGCGTGGACGTGAAGCGCTTCGAGGACCATGCCGCCAGCATCTCGGCCTTCGTGTCGGGCCAGACGCAGGCCATTGCTACCAGCGCGTCAACGGCCGGGACCATCATGATGAAGAACCCCAACCTGGCCACCGAATACAAGCTGCTGCTCAAGGACAGCCCCAACTTCATCGGCGTAGCCAAGGGCGAAGACAAGCTGCGCCTGCGCGTGAACGAGATCATTGCCGAGGCGAAGAAGTCGGGTGACATCGACAAACTGTCGAGCAAGTGGCTGGGCCGCCCTGCGGGCGACCTGCCTCTGTGA
- a CDS encoding cob(I)yrinic acid a,c-diamide adenosyltransferase yields MGNRLTQIATRTGDAGTTGLGNNERVSKNSVRIHALGDVDELNSHIGLLLCEPLPGDVRVLLVEIQHQLFNLGGELSIPGFELLKPEAVLQLDEALAHHNAALPRLQEFILPAGTRAASQAHVCRTVARRAERMVVALGNEEALNDAPRQYLNRLSDLMFVLARVLNRMDGGDDVYWKSERLAQQNATE; encoded by the coding sequence ATGGGCAACCGACTCACTCAGATCGCAACGCGCACCGGCGATGCAGGCACCACGGGCCTGGGCAACAATGAACGTGTGTCCAAAAACAGTGTGCGCATCCACGCCTTGGGCGATGTGGACGAACTCAATTCACACATCGGCCTGTTGCTGTGCGAGCCCTTGCCGGGCGATGTGCGTGTTCTGCTGGTCGAGATACAGCACCAGCTGTTCAACCTGGGGGGCGAGCTGTCGATCCCCGGGTTTGAGTTGCTCAAGCCCGAGGCGGTGCTGCAGCTTGACGAGGCCCTGGCTCACCACAACGCGGCGCTGCCGCGATTGCAGGAATTCATCTTGCCAGCCGGCACCCGTGCCGCATCGCAAGCCCACGTGTGCCGCACCGTGGCACGGCGGGCCGAGCGCATGGTGGTGGCGCTGGGTAACGAAGAGGCCCTGAACGACGCGCCGCGCCAGTACCTCAACCGCCTGTCGGACCTGATGTTTGTCCTCGCCCGCGTGCTCAACCGCATGGATGGCGGTGATGACGTGTACTGGAAAAGCGAGCGCCTGGCGCAGCAGAACGCTACTGAATAG
- a CDS encoding FAD-binding oxidoreductase, with amino-acid sequence MNAPTAAAHLLPEIKLRDVPPALIDALQARFGAQCSLAQAVREQHGRDEGSLQAPPPSAVVFAESTQDVADAVKLTSQYEVPVIPYGAGSSLEGHLLAVQGGISIDVSRMNQVLSINAEDLTVTVQPGITRKALNEAIKDTGLFFPIDPGADASIGGMCATRASGTNAVRYGTMRENVLALQVVTASGEVIHTGTRAKKSSAGYDLTRLMVGSEGTLGIMTEITVRLYPLPEAVSAAICSFPSIEAAVRTTIQTIQLGVPIARVELIDRHTVRMVNAHSKLGLHEEPMLLMEFHGSPASVKEQAETVQDIANEFGGQAFEWASTPEERTRLWTARHNAYFAAVQSRPGCRAISTDTCVPISRLADCLLESVDEVEGSGIPYFLVGHVGDGNFHFGYLIDPNSAEERTKAEAMNHTLVARALSMGGTCTGEHGVGIHKMGFLLDETGAGAVDMMRAIKRALDPKNILNPGKIFAL; translated from the coding sequence ATGAACGCCCCCACCGCTGCCGCCCACCTGCTGCCCGAAATCAAACTGCGCGACGTGCCCCCCGCACTCATCGACGCACTGCAGGCCCGCTTTGGTGCGCAGTGCTCGCTGGCACAGGCGGTGCGCGAGCAGCATGGCCGCGACGAAGGCTCGCTGCAGGCACCACCGCCCTCGGCCGTGGTGTTTGCCGAGAGCACGCAGGACGTGGCCGATGCGGTCAAGCTGACCAGTCAATACGAAGTGCCGGTCATCCCCTACGGCGCAGGCTCGTCGCTCGAAGGCCACCTGCTGGCCGTGCAGGGCGGCATCAGTATCGACGTGAGCCGCATGAACCAGGTGCTGAGCATCAATGCCGAAGACCTCACGGTGACGGTGCAGCCCGGCATCACGCGCAAAGCCTTGAACGAGGCCATCAAGGACACGGGCCTGTTCTTCCCCATCGACCCCGGTGCCGACGCCAGCATCGGCGGCATGTGCGCCACCCGCGCCAGCGGCACCAACGCCGTGCGCTACGGCACCATGCGCGAGAACGTGCTGGCGCTGCAAGTGGTCACTGCCAGCGGCGAAGTCATCCACACCGGCACCCGTGCCAAAAAGAGCAGCGCGGGCTACGACCTCACGCGCCTGATGGTGGGCAGCGAGGGCACGCTGGGCATCATGACCGAGATCACCGTGCGCCTGTACCCCCTGCCCGAGGCGGTCAGCGCCGCCATCTGCTCCTTCCCCAGCATCGAAGCGGCCGTGCGCACCACCATCCAGACCATCCAGCTGGGCGTGCCCATTGCCCGCGTGGAGCTGATTGACCGCCACACCGTGCGCATGGTCAACGCCCACAGCAAGCTAGGCCTGCACGAAGAACCCATGCTGCTGATGGAGTTCCACGGCTCGCCCGCCAGCGTGAAGGAGCAGGCCGAAACCGTACAGGACATTGCCAACGAATTTGGCGGCCAGGCCTTTGAATGGGCCAGCACGCCCGAGGAACGCACCCGCCTGTGGACCGCCCGGCACAACGCCTACTTTGCCGCCGTGCAAAGCCGCCCCGGCTGCCGCGCCATCAGCACCGACACCTGCGTGCCCATCAGCCGCCTGGCCGACTGCCTGCTCGAATCGGTGGACGAGGTGGAAGGCAGCGGCATCCCCTACTTCCTCGTCGGCCACGTGGGCGACGGCAACTTCCACTTCGGCTACCTCATCGACCCCAACAGCGCCGAAGAACGCACGAAGGCCGAAGCCATGAACCACACCCTGGTCGCCCGGGCCCTGAGCATGGGCGGCACCTGCACGGGTGAGCACGGTGTGGGCATTCACAAGATGGGCTTTTTGCTGGACGAAACCGGCGCAGGCGCGGTGGACATGATGCGTGCCATCAAGCGCGCGCTGGACCCGAAGAACATCCTGAACCCGGGGAAGATTTTTGCACTGTGA
- a CDS encoding amino acid ABC transporter permease, whose protein sequence is MLIALDFSAVLVSWPLLVRGVLWTIGLTIVGTVLGLLLGTACAWARARNLGHRPLALRWVVASYVELVRNTPFIVQLFFLFFGLPAMGLKLSPEFASVLAMVINLGAYSAEIIRAGIEATPRGQIEAAHSLALTPGQTFRRVVLPPALQKVWPAMVSQIIIVMLGSAVCGQISTPELSYAANLISSNTFRAFEAFILATLVYLVLSMLTRRLLMWVGARFLVGR, encoded by the coding sequence ATGCTGATTGCGCTCGATTTTTCTGCCGTCCTCGTGTCGTGGCCGTTGCTGGTGCGCGGCGTGCTCTGGACCATCGGCCTCACCATCGTGGGCACCGTGCTGGGCCTGCTGTTGGGCACGGCCTGTGCCTGGGCACGTGCCCGCAACCTGGGTCACCGGCCCTTGGCCCTGCGCTGGGTGGTGGCCAGCTATGTGGAGCTGGTGCGCAACACGCCCTTCATCGTGCAGCTGTTCTTCCTGTTCTTCGGGCTGCCCGCCATGGGGCTCAAGCTGTCGCCCGAGTTCGCCTCGGTGCTGGCCATGGTGATCAACCTCGGGGCGTACTCGGCCGAGATCATCCGGGCCGGTATCGAGGCCACGCCGCGCGGCCAGATCGAGGCGGCACACAGCCTGGCGCTCACGCCGGGCCAGACCTTCCGCCGCGTGGTGCTGCCGCCGGCACTGCAAAAGGTGTGGCCCGCCATGGTGAGCCAGATCATCATCGTGATGCTGGGCTCGGCGGTGTGTGGGCAAATCTCCACGCCCGAGCTGAGCTATGCGGCCAACCTGATTTCGAGCAACACCTTCCGCGCGTTCGAGGCCTTCATCCTGGCCACGCTGGTGTACCTGGTGCTGTCCATGCTCACCCGCCGCCTGCTGATGTGGGTGGGCGCACGTTTCTTGGTCGGGAGGTAA